Proteins from one Indicator indicator isolate 239-I01 chromosome 37, UM_Iind_1.1, whole genome shotgun sequence genomic window:
- the AGPAT1 gene encoding 1-acyl-sn-glycerol-3-phosphate acyltransferase alpha, producing MEVVLLHGLLLLLPLALLLYCYSATVQYFCKVAFFNCWIVTLATLLSPLAALRGRSVENMKLLRAAILPLKHIYGIKMQVKGSEHLNIKEPYVMVCNHQASLDLLGMVEVIPDRCVPIAKKELLYLGTVGWACWLSGIIFIDRQRRAEAIDVISRTARTMLRDDLRVLIFPEGTRNQKGSMLPFKRGAFHLAVQAQVPIFPMVISPYWDFFSSKEKRFTSGTCSIQILPRVETQGLTPQDVPQLTERVQQAMADVLAEMAAARSGHQHCGAAGAARDTGSPRCQEGTTRTSS from the exons ATGGAGGTGGTCCTGCTCCAtgggctgctgctcctcctccccttgGCCCTGCTGCTTTACTGCTACAGTGCCACTGTCCAGTACTTCTGCAAGGTGGCCTTCTTCAACTGCTGGATTGTCACCTTGGCCACCCTCCTGTCCCCCTTGGCAGCTCTTCGGGGACGTTCTGTGGAGAACATGAA GCTGCTGCGTGCTGCAATCCTGCCCCTCAAGCACATCTATGGCATCAAGATGCAGGTGAAGGGCTCTGAGCACCTGAACATCAAGGAGCCCTATGTGATGGTTTGCAACCACCAAGCTTCCCTTGACCTCCTGG gcatggtggaGGTGATTCCCGACCGCTGCGTGCCCATCGCCAAGAAGGAGCTGCTGTACCTGGGCACGGTGGGCTGGGCCTGCTGGCTCAGCGGCATCATCTTCATCGACCGCCAGAGGAGGGCGGAGGCCATCGACGTCATCTCCCGGACGGCCAGGACCATGCTGCGGGACGAC CTCCGAGTCTTGATTTTCCCTGAAGGCACCAGGAACCAGAAGGGGTCCATGCTGCCCTTCAAGCGTGGGGCTTTCCACCTGGCCGTGCAGGCTCAG GTTCCCATTTTCCCCATGGTCATCTCCCCATACTGGGACTTCTTCAGCTCGAAGGAGAAGAGATTCACCTCTG GGACGTGCAGCATCCAGATCCTGCCCAGGGTAGAAACCCAGGGCCTGACCCCGCAGGATGTGCCCCAGCTGACAGAGAGGGTCCAGCAGGCCATGGCTGATGTCCTTGCTGAGATGGCTGCAGCTCGCTCTGGGCACCAgcactgtggtgctgctggagctgccaggGACACAGGCAGCCCACGGTGCCAGGAGGGCACAACCCGGACCAGCAGTTAG
- the PRR29 gene encoding proline-rich protein 29, producing MELGTGRGTLGGCRDTPAGPCFSPQEPGSRCCPHGAVPVSQQPLIILQQLPGPLPPPAGPPPIRGAPHSLADLLELMMIQNSQMHQVVMNSLAVATLTSCGLGPAPAAAQVMAVPLQSQEEEEAVVFHHHYIPCPGPAPALPWLVPAQGERAAAVRYLGTGAAAEDGQSHAVPPPPPPSATGTVGPSVLPAAEYYDMMEERL from the exons atggagctgggcacagggagggGCACACttgggggctgcagggacaccccaGCAGGGCCCTGCTTCAGCCCACAGGAG CCCGGGTCCCGGTGCTGTCCCCATGGAGCTGTCCCGGTGTCCCAGCAGCCGCTGATCATCCTCCAGCAGCTTCCCGGGCCCCTGCCCCCCCCTGCCGGCCCCCCGCCCATCCGGGGAG CCCCTCACTCTCTGGCAGATCTGCTGGAGCTGATGATGATTCAGAACTCCCAGATGCACCAGGTGGTGATGAACAGCCTGGCTGTGGCCACCCTGACCTCCTGTGGGCTCgggccagccccagctgctgcccag gtgatGGCAGTGCCtttgcagagccaggaggaagaggaggctgtggttTTCCACCATCACTACATCCCCTGCCCCgggcctgctcctgccctgccctggctggtcCCAGCACAGggtgagagagcagcagctgtgcggTACCTGGGCAcaggggcagcagctgaggatgggCAGAG CCATGCAgtgccccctcctcccccccccagcgCCACGGGCACCGTGGGACCCAGCGTCTTACCAGCAGCAG AGTACTACGACATGatggaggagaggctgtga